One Deinococcus reticulitermitis genomic region harbors:
- a CDS encoding NADPH-dependent FMN reductase gives MLSPAAPLALTVLSTSLDPDSRSAWLAELAAGELRSSGHTVTHLDLRREPLPPFDNAQGEGGCYAHPGAERYHRAIREADGLFLAAPVYNWGLGSGAKALVELTGSSDEERGLHGAWFDQPVTFLISGGLDHGYLSHGAFAFGLMVDFRCVVNPDFVYATSAHWDAPGVPGEWLRGRLTRTVERGVDLAARLRGRDYRSVWEL, from the coding sequence ATGCTCTCCCCCGCCGCCCCGCTCGCCCTGACGGTCCTCTCGACCAGCCTCGACCCCGACAGCCGCTCGGCCTGGCTCGCCGAACTCGCCGCCGGGGAGCTGCGCTCTAGCGGGCACACGGTCACGCACCTCGACCTGCGGCGCGAGCCCCTGCCCCCCTTCGACAACGCGCAGGGAGAGGGCGGCTGCTACGCGCATCCGGGCGCCGAGCGCTACCACCGCGCGATCCGGGAAGCCGACGGCCTCTTTCTCGCCGCGCCGGTCTACAACTGGGGGCTGGGCTCGGGGGCCAAGGCGCTCGTCGAGCTAACCGGCAGCAGTGACGAAGAGCGGGGCCTGCACGGCGCGTGGTTCGACCAGCCGGTCACCTTTCTGATCTCGGGCGGACTCGACCACGGATATCTCAGCCACGGGGCCTTCGCGTTTGGGCTGATGGTGGATTTTCGCTGCGTGGTGAACCCGGATTTCGTGTACGCCACGTCCGCCCACTGGGACGCGCCGGGGGTGCCGGGCGAGTGGCTGCGCGGACGGCTGACGCGCACGGTGGAGCGCGGGGTGGACCTCGCGGCGAGGCTGAGGGGGCGCGACTACCGGAGCGTGTGGGAGCTGTGA
- the ilvB gene encoding biosynthetic-type acetolactate synthase large subunit, with protein sequence MTGAKSLWATLANHGITTVFGYPGGAIMPVYDALTFYPEVRHILTRHEQGAVHAAEGWAKATGEIGVCMATSGPGATNLVTGLADAMLDSVPLLAITGNVARHLMGTDAFQEADITGITMPVTKHNYVVRDVEELPRVITEAIRIARSGRPGPVLVDIPKDIQLAPYAGEIPRPHARPEVPQPAPEAVEQAKALLKSAQRPVLVLGGGSLDAAAELTALAHAWGLPVITTLMGLGAYPASDPLWLGMPGMHGSVAANRAISESDVLVGIGMRFDDRVTGRVSGFAPNASIIHVELDAAEIGKIVRTHVPVRSDARTAALALTEGAERLEIGGWLAQIAEWQGRTVTPEHWGAGYAVKAVCDRLTPDDILSSDVGQHQMLAAQLARFEKPRRWLNSGGLGTMGFGFPAAIGAALAEPGVRSVVIAGDGGFQMTAQELATLKMYDIRNVKICIVNNSFLGMVRQWQELFHEKRYSEVWLGDSNPDFLKLADAYDVPGYRASSAEELPGAIDAWLNDPKSALLEVVVPNEHGVFPMVPAGAALYEMIETEPPRAPNLAGAMDKAAEEANNA encoded by the coding sequence ATGACAGGGGCCAAGTCGCTGTGGGCGACCCTCGCCAACCACGGCATCACCACCGTGTTCGGCTATCCCGGCGGCGCGATCATGCCGGTGTACGACGCGCTGACGTTTTATCCCGAGGTGCGCCACATCCTCACCCGCCACGAGCAGGGCGCGGTTCACGCCGCCGAAGGCTGGGCCAAGGCGACCGGCGAGATCGGCGTGTGTATGGCGACCTCCGGCCCCGGCGCCACCAACCTCGTGACCGGCCTCGCCGACGCGATGCTCGACTCGGTGCCGCTGCTCGCGATCACCGGCAACGTTGCGCGGCACCTGATGGGCACCGACGCTTTTCAGGAAGCCGACATCACCGGCATCACCATGCCGGTCACCAAGCACAATTACGTCGTGCGCGACGTCGAAGAGCTGCCGCGCGTCATTACCGAGGCGATCCGCATCGCCCGCTCGGGCCGGCCCGGGCCGGTGCTCGTGGACATTCCCAAAGACATCCAGCTCGCGCCGTACGCGGGCGAGATTCCCCGGCCCCACGCACGTCCCGAAGTGCCTCAGCCCGCGCCCGAAGCGGTCGAGCAGGCCAAAGCCCTGTTGAAGTCGGCCCAGCGCCCGGTCCTGGTCCTCGGCGGCGGCTCGCTCGACGCGGCGGCGGAACTCACGGCGCTCGCCCACGCCTGGGGCCTGCCGGTGATCACCACCCTGATGGGCCTCGGCGCCTACCCCGCGAGCGATCCCCTCTGGCTCGGCATGCCGGGGATGCACGGCTCGGTGGCCGCCAACCGGGCGATCTCCGAATCCGACGTGCTCGTCGGCATCGGGATGCGTTTCGACGACCGGGTGACGGGGCGGGTGAGCGGGTTTGCCCCCAACGCCAGCATCATTCACGTCGAACTCGACGCCGCCGAGATCGGCAAGATCGTGCGGACCCACGTGCCGGTGCGCAGCGACGCCAGGACCGCCGCCCTCGCGCTGACCGAGGGGGCCGAGCGGCTGGAGATCGGCGGGTGGCTCGCCCAGATCGCCGAGTGGCAGGGCCGCACCGTGACGCCTGAGCACTGGGGCGCCGGGTACGCGGTCAAGGCGGTGTGCGACCGCCTCACGCCCGACGACATTCTGAGCAGCGACGTGGGCCAGCACCAGATGCTCGCCGCGCAGCTCGCCCGCTTCGAGAAGCCCCGCAGGTGGCTGAACTCGGGCGGCCTCGGCACGATGGGTTTCGGCTTCCCGGCGGCCATCGGCGCCGCGCTCGCCGAGCCGGGGGTGCGCTCAGTGGTGATCGCGGGCGACGGCGGGTTCCAGATGACGGCGCAGGAACTCGCTACGCTCAAGATGTACGACATTCGCAACGTTAAGATCTGCATCGTCAACAATTCCTTCCTCGGCATGGTCCGGCAGTGGCAGGAGCTCTTCCACGAGAAGCGCTACTCCGAGGTCTGGCTCGGCGACTCCAACCCCGACTTCCTCAAGCTCGCGGATGCCTACGACGTGCCCGGCTACCGCGCGAGCAGCGCCGAGGAGCTGCCGGGTGCGATCGACGCCTGGCTGAATGATCCCAAGTCGGCCCTGCTCGAAGTCGTGGTGCCGAACGAGCACGGCGTCTTCCCGATGGTGCCGGCGGGCGCCGCGCTCTACGAGATGATCGAAACCGAGCCCCCGCGCGCGCCCAATCTTGCGGGCGCGATGGACAAGGCCGCCGAGGAGGCGAACAACGCATGA
- a CDS encoding RluA family pseudouridine synthase, protein MTSAPLLPPTERPRILVEHPDFYVVHKPALWLTHPVRARVDVPDLLTFMQREKGETDLAPPHRLDRETSGAQLLTRDRDAARRFFTLFKTHLVGKTYLAVVHGEPDWERRTLDAPLGDLGLGGTNRIAIRQAVVPDGRPAVTDFRVLERRAGHALIEAYPRSGRLHQIRAHLSHLGLPMVGDKIYGRDPQAFLDFMERGQTPELTARLGLARQALHAARLTFPWAGAPFVAEVPLAADLRVYWEGLT, encoded by the coding sequence GTGACCAGTGCTCCCCTTCTGCCCCCGACGGAGCGCCCGCGCATTCTGGTCGAGCACCCCGACTTCTACGTGGTGCACAAGCCCGCGCTGTGGCTCACCCACCCGGTGCGGGCGCGGGTGGACGTGCCGGACCTCCTGACCTTCATGCAGCGCGAGAAGGGCGAAACGGACCTGGCGCCGCCGCACCGCCTCGACCGCGAGACGAGCGGAGCGCAGCTCCTGACGCGCGACCGCGACGCGGCCCGGCGCTTTTTCACCCTCTTCAAGACGCACCTCGTCGGCAAGACCTACCTCGCCGTCGTGCACGGCGAACCCGACTGGGAACGCCGGACCCTCGACGCGCCTCTTGGAGACCTGGGGCTCGGGGGCACGAACCGCATCGCGATCCGGCAGGCCGTGGTGCCGGACGGGCGCCCCGCCGTCACCGACTTCCGGGTGCTGGAACGCCGCGCCGGGCATGCGCTGATCGAGGCGTATCCGCGCTCGGGGCGGCTGCACCAGATCCGCGCGCATCTCTCGCACCTCGGGCTGCCGATGGTGGGCGACAAGATCTACGGGCGCGATCCGCAGGCGTTTCTCGACTTCATGGAGCGCGGCCAGACGCCCGAACTCACCGCGCGGCTGGGGCTGGCGCGGCAGGCGCTGCACGCGGCGCGCCTCACCTTTCCGTGGGCGGGCGCGCCGTTCGTGGCCGAGGTGCCGCTGGCAGCGGACCTGCGGGTGTACTGGGAGGGGCTGACTTAA
- the ilvN gene encoding acetolactate synthase small subunit, with the protein MTDPAAHDHLLSAIVLDEPRVLTRITALFGRRGYNIKSLSVGQTEHPGVSRMTFVVHGDRGVVEQAIRQLEKLHDVVKVIDHSLEKFVDRELVLVKVAINPDTRVEVRQIAEDFRSRIVDVGRHALTFEVTGDEGKITAFIEQMRPFGILETMRTGRIALTRGSNADIPAQVYHAGETETLRPALLGVEAREEKARQVPNLF; encoded by the coding sequence ATGACCGACCCCGCCGCCCACGACCATCTGCTCAGCGCCATCGTCCTCGACGAGCCGCGCGTGCTCACCCGCATCACGGCCCTGTTCGGGCGCCGGGGCTACAACATCAAGAGCCTGTCGGTCGGCCAGACCGAGCACCCCGGCGTCTCGCGCATGACTTTCGTGGTGCACGGCGACCGGGGCGTCGTCGAGCAGGCGATTCGGCAACTCGAAAAGCTGCACGACGTGGTCAAGGTCATTGATCACAGCCTGGAAAAATTCGTGGACCGCGAACTCGTGCTCGTCAAGGTGGCGATCAACCCCGACACCCGCGTCGAGGTCCGGCAGATCGCCGAGGACTTCCGCTCGCGCATCGTGGACGTGGGCCGGCACGCGCTCACCTTCGAGGTGACGGGCGACGAGGGCAAGATCACGGCGTTTATCGAGCAGATGCGCCCCTTCGGCATCCTGGAGACCATGCGCACGGGCCGCATCGCCCTCACGCGCGGCTCCAATGCCGACATCCCGGCGCAGGTCTACCACGCCGGCGAGACCGAGACCCTGCGCCCGGCCCTCCTCGGCGTCGAGGCGCGGGAGGAAAAGGCGCGGCAGGTGCCGAACCTGTTCTGA
- a CDS encoding gamma-glutamyltransferase family protein produces MGFQTPTPTVRRPAYARQGMVATSQPLAAQAGLSILQAGGNAVDAAIATAAALTVVEPTSNGIGGDNFALVWAGGELHGLNASGAAPAALTLDHLASAHGGEMPRLGWTPVTVPGGVRGWLDLHAKFGRLDFEQLFGPAIRYAREGYPLSPVLAAGWARAISAYRRAGLPIFEEWFRTFAPDGFTPRPGAMWRSEAHARTLELIAQTGGEAFYTGELAQKIVAHAGATGGLLRAPDLAAHRSEWVTPIWTEVLGHRVYELPPNGQGIAALIALNVLDLSALPERRDDPAGLHLQIEAMKRGFADAHAHVADPRHVEVDVERLLSRENAQAHRAQLSDTAHDPQTRAPSTGGTVYLAAADGEGGFVSLIQSNYMGFGSGVVVPGTGIGLHNRGHNFHTDPAHPNALAPGKRPYHTIIPGFLGRADGTPVGPFGVMGGFMQPQGHLQVVLNSLRYGLDPQAALDAPRWQWLAGRQVEVEPGLGAEVARGLISRGHEVRVQLDSGSFGRGQMIRRDPETGVLEGGTESRTDGYIALY; encoded by the coding sequence ATGGGGTTTCAGACACCGACTCCCACCGTTCGCCGCCCGGCCTACGCCCGTCAGGGCATGGTGGCGACGAGTCAGCCGCTCGCCGCCCAGGCCGGGCTCAGCATCCTGCAAGCGGGCGGCAACGCCGTCGACGCCGCGATTGCCACTGCCGCCGCTCTGACGGTTGTCGAGCCGACGAGCAACGGCATTGGCGGGGACAACTTCGCCCTCGTGTGGGCAGGGGGGGAACTCCACGGCCTGAACGCGAGCGGCGCGGCCCCGGCGGCCCTGACGCTGGATCATCTCGCCTCGGCGCACGGCGGCGAGATGCCCCGCCTCGGCTGGACGCCGGTCACGGTGCCGGGCGGCGTGCGCGGCTGGCTGGACCTGCACGCGAAGTTCGGGCGGCTCGACTTCGAGCAGCTGTTCGGGCCGGCGATTCGTTACGCGCGTGAGGGCTACCCGCTGTCCCCCGTGCTCGCGGCGGGCTGGGCGCGGGCGATCAGCGCCTACCGCCGCGCCGGGCTGCCGATTTTCGAGGAATGGTTCCGGACCTTCGCGCCGGACGGCTTCACCCCGCGTCCGGGGGCCATGTGGCGCAGCGAGGCGCACGCCCGCACGCTCGAACTCATCGCGCAGACGGGCGGCGAGGCCTTTTACACGGGTGAACTCGCGCAGAAGATCGTCGCCCACGCCGGAGCGACCGGCGGGCTGCTGCGCGCCCCCGACCTCGCCGCGCACCGCTCGGAGTGGGTCACGCCGATCTGGACCGAAGTGCTCGGCCACCGCGTCTACGAGCTGCCGCCCAACGGCCAGGGCATCGCGGCCCTGATCGCGCTGAACGTCCTCGACCTCAGCGCCCTGCCCGAGCGGCGCGACGACCCGGCGGGGCTGCACCTCCAGATTGAGGCGATGAAGCGCGGTTTTGCGGACGCCCACGCCCACGTCGCCGACCCCCGGCACGTGGAAGTGGACGTGGAGCGGCTGCTCTCGCGGGAGAACGCCCAGGCCCACCGCGCGCAGCTCTCGGACACGGCCCACGACCCCCAGACGCGCGCCCCGAGCACCGGCGGCACCGTGTACCTCGCGGCGGCGGACGGCGAGGGCGGGTTTGTTAGCCTGATCCAGAGCAACTACATGGGCTTCGGCTCGGGCGTGGTGGTGCCCGGCACCGGCATCGGGCTACACAACCGGGGCCACAACTTCCACACCGACCCCGCGCACCCCAACGCGCTCGCGCCCGGCAAGCGGCCCTACCACACCATCATCCCCGGCTTCCTGGGCCGCGCGGACGGTACGCCGGTCGGGCCTTTTGGCGTGATGGGCGGCTTCATGCAGCCGCAGGGGCATCTGCAAGTCGTCCTGAACAGCCTGCGTTACGGCCTCGACCCGCAGGCCGCCCTCGACGCACCGCGCTGGCAATGGCTCGCGGGCCGTCAGGTCGAGGTCGAGCCGGGTCTGGGTGCCGAGGTTGCGCGGGGCCTGATCTCGCGCGGACACGAGGTCAGGGTGCAGCTCGACTCCGGTTCCTTCGGGCGCGGACAGATGATCCGGCGTGATCCCGAGACCGGCGTGCTCGAAGGCGGCACCGAGAGCCGCACCGACGGATACATTGCCCTGTACTGA
- a CDS encoding 2-phosphoglycerate kinase translates to MTQPELLIGTARQSWPFSRGLVAESLINAGATGAQAAAAARRIEQTLRHLRRSPVPPEEVQRLMVEVASDLIGPEVAKRAAEQTPAFVDILVIAKKGELPFSRGVLARTLEDAGLSGREAYATASAVDVELRRRGLRRVGVREIDELTENVLAEQYGEHLRLTYRYLQRNRGKLGVVGEDGSPPLPFSKGLLVQSLLAAGVTPDVARKVARVTQRDLRGSDDRVVRRRQIREKVEGLLRDEVGPDVSARYRLLRVIRMPPRPLIVLLGGVSGTGKSFLAAEIAYRLGIARVVSTDSIREVMRAMVSPALLPTLHASTFNAWEALVPPGETRAEHPTREELLAGFRDQVGQVNVGLGAVVTRSIEEGTSLVLEGVHLVPGYLRADAFAGALVVPMLVSLPDEAEHRRHFQSRDQETAASRPLHRYMRYFDEIRVMQEELEKLAAQHDVPLLDGLTLDESADQAVEVVLRRVMVALTHEEREELLGEEIAAELLAQGGRSR, encoded by the coding sequence ATGACGCAACCTGAACTCCTGATCGGCACGGCGCGACAGTCGTGGCCTTTCAGCCGCGGCCTAGTCGCCGAGTCGCTGATCAATGCAGGGGCGACGGGAGCACAGGCCGCCGCCGCCGCGCGCCGGATCGAACAGACCCTGCGTCACCTGCGCCGCAGCCCGGTGCCTCCGGAGGAGGTGCAGCGCCTGATGGTCGAGGTGGCCAGCGACCTGATCGGCCCCGAGGTGGCGAAGCGCGCCGCCGAGCAGACCCCCGCCTTCGTGGACATCCTGGTGATCGCTAAGAAAGGCGAGCTGCCGTTCAGCCGCGGGGTGCTCGCGCGCACCCTCGAAGACGCGGGCCTGAGCGGGCGCGAGGCCTACGCGACGGCGAGCGCGGTGGACGTGGAACTGCGCCGGCGCGGACTGCGGCGGGTCGGGGTGCGCGAGATCGACGAGCTGACCGAAAATGTCCTCGCCGAGCAGTACGGCGAACACCTGCGCCTGACCTACCGTTACCTTCAGCGCAACCGGGGCAAGCTCGGGGTGGTGGGGGAGGACGGCTCGCCGCCACTGCCCTTTTCCAAGGGGCTGCTCGTGCAGTCGCTGCTCGCCGCCGGGGTCACGCCCGACGTGGCGCGCAAGGTGGCGCGCGTGACGCAGCGCGACCTGCGCGGCTCGGACGACCGCGTGGTGCGCCGGCGTCAGATCCGCGAGAAGGTGGAGGGCCTGCTGCGCGACGAGGTCGGCCCCGACGTGAGCGCGCGTTACCGCCTCCTGCGGGTGATTCGCATGCCGCCCCGACCCCTGATCGTGCTGCTTGGCGGGGTGAGCGGCACCGGCAAGAGCTTCCTCGCTGCCGAGATCGCCTACCGCCTCGGCATCGCCCGCGTCGTGAGCACCGACTCGATCCGCGAGGTGATGCGCGCGATGGTGTCGCCTGCGCTGCTGCCCACGCTGCACGCGAGCACCTTCAACGCCTGGGAAGCGCTCGTGCCGCCCGGCGAAACGCGTGCCGAACACCCCACCCGCGAGGAACTGCTCGCCGGCTTCCGCGATCAGGTGGGGCAGGTCAACGTGGGCCTCGGCGCGGTCGTGACCCGCTCGATTGAGGAGGGCACCAGTCTGGTCCTCGAAGGCGTGCACCTCGTCCCCGGCTACCTGCGCGCCGACGCCTTCGCTGGAGCGCTCGTCGTGCCGATGCTCGTCTCGCTGCCTGACGAGGCCGAGCACCGCCGGCATTTCCAGAGCCGCGACCAGGAGACGGCGGCGAGCCGGCCCCTGCACCGCTACATGCGCTACTTCGACGAGATCCGGGTGATGCAAGAAGAACTCGAAAAGCTCGCCGCTCAGCACGACGTGCCGCTGCTCGACGGGTTGACCCTCGACGAGAGCGCCGATCAAGCGGTTGAAGTGGTGCTGCGGCGCGTGATGGTGGCGCTGACCCACGAGGAGCGCGAGGAGCTGCTCGGGGAGGAGATCGCCGCCGAGCTGCTCGCCCAGGGGGGACGCAGCCGCTAG
- the ilvC gene encoding ketol-acid reductoisomerase, which produces MAAKMYYDRDVDTAPIENKLIAIIGYGSQAHAHAQNLRDSGFNVVVGLREGSASRAKAEQAGLRVASIEDATKEADLVMLLIPDEQQPKVYEQSIAPHLRAGKALAFGHGFNVHFGRIKPPADVDVFLVAPKGPGHMLRRVYTDGAGMPGIFAVGQDASGHAREIALAYARGIGCARAGVLETTFKEETETDLFGEQSVLCGGVTHLIQAGFETLVEAGYQPEIAYFETLHEVKLIVDLIYEKGFEGMRHSISNTAEFGDYVTGPRIITGETKAEMKNVLGDIQSGKFAERFIEDAESGFPYMEEQRGKMRGHTLETVGKELRDQMPFISKKALEV; this is translated from the coding sequence ATGGCCGCAAAAATGTATTACGACCGCGACGTGGACACCGCCCCCATCGAGAACAAGCTGATCGCGATCATCGGGTACGGGTCGCAGGCGCACGCCCACGCCCAGAACCTGCGCGACTCGGGCTTCAACGTGGTGGTCGGCCTGCGCGAGGGCTCGGCCAGCCGCGCCAAGGCCGAGCAGGCGGGGCTGCGCGTGGCTTCCATCGAGGACGCGACGAAAGAGGCCGACCTTGTCATGCTCCTCATTCCCGACGAGCAGCAGCCCAAGGTCTATGAGCAGAGCATTGCTCCACACCTGAGGGCCGGCAAGGCGCTCGCCTTTGGCCACGGCTTCAACGTGCACTTCGGGCGCATCAAGCCGCCCGCCGACGTGGACGTGTTTCTCGTCGCGCCCAAAGGCCCCGGCCATATGCTGCGCCGGGTCTACACCGACGGCGCGGGGATGCCGGGCATCTTCGCCGTGGGTCAGGACGCCTCGGGCCATGCGCGCGAGATTGCCCTCGCCTACGCGCGTGGCATCGGCTGTGCCCGCGCCGGGGTGCTCGAAACGACCTTCAAGGAGGAGACCGAGACCGACCTTTTCGGCGAGCAGTCGGTCCTGTGCGGCGGCGTAACCCACCTGATCCAGGCGGGCTTCGAGACGCTGGTGGAAGCCGGCTACCAGCCCGAGATCGCCTATTTCGAGACGCTGCACGAGGTCAAGCTGATCGTGGACCTGATCTACGAGAAAGGCTTCGAGGGGATGCGCCACTCGATTTCCAACACCGCCGAGTTCGGCGACTACGTGACTGGCCCGCGCATCATCACGGGTGAGACGAAGGCCGAGATGAAAAACGTGCTCGGGGATATCCAGAGCGGCAAATTCGCCGAGCGCTTCATCGAAGACGCCGAGAGCGGCTTTCCCTACATGGAAGAGCAGCGCGGCAAGATGCGCGGCCACACCCTCGAAACCGTGGGTAAGGAATTGCGCGACCAGATGCCCTTCATCAGCAAGAAAGCGCTCGAAGTCTGA